The Nonlabens spongiae genome contains a region encoding:
- a CDS encoding T9SS type B sorting domain-containing protein, with translation MRTYLYVVFFLVSGWLSAQCPSIGNNNPQFCDLDQAQVSDLPATDNGAGVNWFRTPSSNTPIPSNEFLTDNQVLFLDSASGGCGNRQRVTVGIFGQPRGANFQGICVTDNMQPTLDDLAVNGIDVQWYNQNTGGASLPLNTPIFDGQIYYADQQNPVSNCRTSRLSVVVEVVFVNSPTGQPVQTFCTATGTPTIADLVASGENRWYRNASSAAPLDPSTPLEDGEDYFATTIDLPCESSNRFRVEVVLEPANDSGDDTIVDFCSSSLVGQPTLDLFTLLDGTPVSGGTWTGPIPISGNLINTSDLNTNGGPYIFTYSVTASAACPASSSTLTFNITTPLSAGIGDTINLCETSSPIDLFSILDGNPDVGGTWTPALNSGTDIFDPAVDAAGSYIYSFPSVPPCNQGSSATIVVNVQNESSAGVGGNADVCNSDGPVDLLTLLGGNPDTGGSWSPSLASGTSIFDPLVDPAGDYTYTVNAMPPCTQTDQSVLTITIDTIPDAGEDGDVQLCETDAPVDLFTFLGGTPDAGGVWTPALASGTGVLDPSVDVTGVYTYTVSSNGSCMTTDQSVVLVIVQDFPDTGNDNSIDICENGISVDLFPLLGPDAEVGGVWNPALSSGTGFYDPTIDPAGTYTYSITATGFCSDIVSSTVTVNLLDSPNAGLDSTIDFCSTDAPRDLFAEIAGNPDPGGVWVPALASGSGVFDPQVDTAGSYEYQVSENTFCGNSDTSLVTVTVQLPANAGVGGSADICESDGLIDLFTLLGGNPDAGGYWLPALASGSGIFDPSVDTAGTYTYNVNPVIPCTSVSTSTLIVTISAAPNAGTNASIDLCESSAIVDLFSVLGGTPESGGVWSPALSSGSGVFDPSIDQAGIYEYTVSNSGCSSSSSSFVTVNLQTEPDAGIDATITICPFDGPTNLFSVLGGTPDAGGFWTPALSNNDNIFRPGVDPSGTYTYTVNGITPCNASATATVIVDAQPLPDPGTNGSLNVCSDDGTVDLFSALGGFPESGGTWFPALSSGTGIFDPSIDSAGSYSYTVVSSAPCNIAASSIIDVTIVPSSNSGVSSSISICTNATALDLFTVLGGSPDAGGVWSPTLDSGTGIFDPTVDPEGVYTYTVTGTSQCPNPSSSTVTVSFENSPNAGNDSSISFCESDARLDLFNLLGNDADAGGTWSPALNSGTGLFNPAIDPSGVYTYTVNSGAPCNESDAAQVTVFVQNLPNAGQNRNLTLCVTDTPVDLFVILGGTPDAGGIWSPALASGSGVFDPAVDTAGAYTYTVAATAPCTASDSAVVTVTVEDAPDAGTDASLELCSNDNPIDLFTVLGGIPDAGGIWSPALASGSGVFDPAVDAAGIYTYTITSAACATSSSSQVTVGLTQQANAGQDVTLDICGNDAPIDLLTLLGGTPDAGGTWSPALASGSGVFDPAVDTAGAYTYTVAATAPCTTDDSAVVTVTVEDAPDAGADASLDLCSNDNPIDLFTVLAGTPDVGGTWSPALASGSGVFDPSVDAAGTYTYTVTSAACATSSTSEVTVNITSEANAGQDATLDICSNDAVIDLFTLLGGTPDAGGTWNPALASGSGVFDPAVDTAGAYTYTIAATAPCTTDDSAVVTVTVEDAPDAGADASLDLCSNDNPIDLFTVLGGTPDAGGTWSPALASGSGVFDPSVDAAGTYTYTVTSAACATSSTSEVTVNITSEANAGQDATLDICSNDAVIDLFTLLGGTPDAGGTWNPALASGSGVFDPAVDTAGIYTYTVAATAPCTSDDSAVVTVTVEDAPDAGADASLDLCSNNSPIDLFTVLAGTPNAGGTWSPALASGSGVFDPSVDAAGTYTYTVTSAACAISSTSEVTVNITPEADAGQDAALDICSNDAAIDLFTLLGGTPDAGGTWSPALASGSGVFDPAVDTTGAYTYTVAATAPCTSDDSAVVIVTLEDAPDAGADASLDICSNNSPIDLFTVLAGTPNAGGTWSPALASGSGVFDPSVDAAGTYTYTVTSAACAISSTSEVTVNITPEADAGQDAALDICSNDAAIDLFTLLGGTPDAGGTWSPALASGSGVFDPAVDTTGAYTYTVAATAPCTSDDSAVVTVTVEDAPDAGADASLDLCSNDNPIDLFTVLGGTPDAGGIWSPALASGSGVFDPAVDAAGVYTYTLNGNNCGSASSSSITIILDSAIELNNVVITPEPEVCLGNGNIVLIEGLGNLPDGFYDFEFQLSGINSVNLTFNLEVIAGTTQVDILPSSLTNAGLTNIELISTTGNTLPCGTILTNNPTEGFEVISTDPVTLEPNGNVFCEEDNPTIQELTNNLNTTLSVNWFDSAIGGNLFDPQDALTNGGIYYAEAISSSNCVTNERVEVRVLVEPCDELGIIIPDGFSPNGDGINETFEIKNLRELYPFFVLRIYNRNGDILFTGRAQDPDWDGSNARDVTIGSGTVPAGVYFFVLDLNANKDDIQGRFYLSD, from the coding sequence ATGAGGACATATTTATATGTAGTGTTTTTTCTAGTGAGTGGTTGGCTTTCGGCTCAATGTCCATCTATTGGAAATAACAATCCGCAATTTTGTGATCTGGATCAGGCTCAGGTTAGCGACCTCCCAGCTACAGATAACGGCGCTGGTGTTAACTGGTTTAGAACGCCCAGCTCAAATACCCCCATACCGAGCAATGAGTTTCTTACTGATAATCAAGTGTTGTTCCTGGATTCAGCATCTGGTGGATGTGGTAATAGACAACGAGTAACTGTAGGTATTTTTGGTCAGCCTAGAGGCGCAAACTTCCAAGGGATTTGTGTCACTGATAACATGCAGCCTACATTGGATGATCTAGCCGTGAATGGAATCGATGTTCAATGGTATAATCAAAACACCGGCGGAGCCTCTCTGCCACTCAATACACCCATTTTTGATGGACAGATATACTATGCAGATCAGCAAAACCCTGTCTCAAACTGCCGTACTTCTAGACTCTCTGTAGTTGTAGAAGTCGTTTTTGTAAATAGTCCAACAGGCCAACCGGTTCAAACTTTTTGCACTGCGACCGGCACGCCGACAATAGCAGACCTTGTGGCTTCTGGAGAAAATAGATGGTACAGAAATGCTAGTTCTGCAGCTCCCCTTGATCCATCAACTCCACTTGAGGATGGAGAAGATTATTTTGCAACGACTATCGATCTTCCTTGTGAAAGCTCAAACCGATTCAGAGTAGAGGTGGTTCTTGAGCCTGCAAATGATTCAGGAGATGATACTATTGTTGATTTTTGTAGTTCAAGTCTCGTAGGGCAGCCTACTCTAGATTTATTTACATTACTAGATGGCACTCCCGTTTCTGGTGGTACTTGGACAGGGCCCATTCCTATATCTGGGAATTTAATCAATACCAGTGATTTAAATACAAATGGAGGACCTTACATTTTTACATATAGCGTTACAGCATCAGCGGCGTGTCCTGCAAGTTCAAGTACCCTTACTTTTAATATTACTACTCCATTATCTGCAGGAATAGGCGATACTATAAATCTATGTGAGACAAGTTCTCCAATAGATTTGTTTTCGATTCTAGACGGCAATCCAGATGTAGGCGGAACTTGGACTCCTGCATTGAACAGTGGTACAGATATTTTTGACCCAGCTGTAGACGCAGCAGGTAGTTATATATATTCTTTTCCATCTGTTCCTCCTTGCAACCAGGGATCATCGGCAACCATAGTGGTCAATGTCCAGAATGAGTCAAGTGCTGGAGTGGGTGGGAATGCTGATGTTTGCAACAGTGATGGTCCAGTAGATCTATTAACGCTTTTAGGAGGTAACCCTGATACTGGCGGTTCCTGGAGTCCGAGTCTGGCAAGTGGCACTAGCATTTTTGATCCTTTAGTTGATCCGGCTGGTGATTATACCTATACCGTGAATGCTATGCCGCCTTGTACTCAGACCGACCAATCTGTTTTAACCATCACGATAGATACCATTCCAGATGCTGGTGAAGATGGAGATGTACAATTGTGTGAAACCGATGCTCCTGTAGATCTGTTCACTTTTCTCGGAGGTACACCTGATGCTGGAGGAGTTTGGACGCCTGCTTTGGCAAGTGGTACAGGCGTATTGGATCCTAGTGTAGATGTTACAGGAGTCTACACCTACACGGTCTCATCAAACGGTTCCTGCATGACAACTGATCAATCTGTAGTGCTTGTTATCGTTCAGGATTTTCCTGATACCGGAAACGATAACTCCATTGATATTTGTGAGAATGGAATTTCAGTAGATTTGTTTCCTTTACTTGGACCAGACGCTGAAGTAGGAGGAGTATGGAATCCTGCACTTTCAAGTGGCACTGGATTTTATGATCCTACCATAGATCCTGCTGGTACGTATACGTATTCAATTACTGCTACGGGCTTTTGTTCGGATATTGTTAGCTCAACTGTGACTGTAAATTTATTAGACTCTCCTAATGCTGGGTTAGACAGTACAATTGATTTTTGTAGCACAGATGCTCCACGTGATCTTTTTGCAGAAATAGCTGGTAATCCTGATCCAGGTGGTGTTTGGGTTCCGGCACTTGCAAGTGGTTCAGGAGTTTTTGATCCACAAGTAGATACAGCCGGTAGTTATGAATATCAGGTATCAGAAAACACCTTTTGCGGTAATAGTGATACATCTCTAGTTACAGTAACTGTCCAACTGCCAGCTAATGCTGGAGTAGGAGGTAGTGCTGATATTTGTGAAAGTGATGGTCTGATCGACTTATTCACCTTGTTAGGTGGTAATCCAGATGCAGGAGGTTATTGGTTACCAGCTTTGGCTAGTGGCTCGGGAATTTTTGACCCTTCAGTAGATACAGCCGGCACCTATACTTATAATGTCAATCCAGTAATACCATGTACTTCAGTATCAACATCGACACTTATAGTTACAATAAGCGCAGCTCCTAATGCAGGAACGAATGCTTCCATCGATTTGTGTGAATCTTCAGCGATAGTTGATCTTTTTTCAGTCCTTGGAGGTACCCCAGAGAGCGGTGGTGTATGGTCGCCAGCCTTGAGTAGTGGCTCAGGTGTCTTTGACCCTTCTATAGATCAAGCAGGTATTTATGAATATACTGTATCCAACTCTGGTTGCTCTAGCTCCAGCTCGTCATTTGTTACTGTAAATTTACAAACAGAGCCTGATGCAGGAATTGATGCAACAATAACAATCTGTCCTTTTGATGGTCCAACAAATTTATTTTCAGTCTTAGGAGGAACACCTGATGCTGGAGGTTTTTGGACACCGGCTTTGTCTAATAACGATAATATCTTCAGGCCTGGTGTCGATCCATCTGGAACTTACACTTACACGGTAAATGGAATTACGCCCTGTAATGCATCGGCAACAGCTACTGTAATCGTTGACGCTCAACCCCTTCCTGATCCAGGTACCAATGGGAGCTTGAATGTTTGTTCTGATGATGGTACAGTTGATCTATTTTCTGCTTTAGGAGGTTTTCCAGAAAGCGGTGGTACGTGGTTTCCTGCTTTAAGTAGTGGAACAGGAATCTTTGATCCATCTATAGATTCCGCAGGCTCTTATAGCTATACAGTAGTAAGTTCTGCACCTTGTAATATCGCCGCTTCGTCTATAATTGACGTTACTATAGTACCTTCATCTAATTCAGGTGTAAGTTCCTCGATCTCAATATGTACTAATGCGACTGCTCTAGACCTGTTTACGGTATTAGGAGGAAGCCCAGATGCTGGTGGAGTATGGTCGCCTACCTTAGATAGTGGAACAGGAATTTTCGATCCTACTGTTGATCCAGAAGGTGTCTATACTTATACTGTCACAGGTACATCTCAATGTCCTAATCCTTCAAGCTCTACGGTAACCGTATCGTTTGAGAATAGCCCTAATGCTGGCAATGATTCTTCAATCAGTTTCTGTGAGTCTGATGCTCGACTGGATCTGTTTAATTTGTTGGGTAATGATGCCGATGCAGGAGGAACATGGTCTCCTGCGCTAAATAGTGGAACTGGACTATTTAATCCAGCTATTGACCCTTCTGGAGTTTATACATATACTGTAAATTCAGGCGCACCTTGCAATGAAAGTGATGCTGCCCAAGTTACAGTTTTCGTTCAAAACTTACCTAATGCTGGTCAAAATAGAAATTTAACTCTATGTGTCACTGATACCCCTGTAGACCTGTTCGTTATTTTAGGCGGTACTCCCGATGCAGGAGGAATCTGGAGTCCAGCCCTTGCGAGTGGAAGTGGAGTCTTTGATCCTGCTGTGGATACAGCCGGAGCCTACACTTATACGGTAGCGGCAACCGCTCCGTGTACGGCTAGCGATTCTGCCGTGGTGACCGTCACTGTGGAGGACGCACCCGATGCTGGAACCGATGCCAGCCTCGAACTCTGTTCTAATGACAATCCGATTGACCTGTTTACTGTTCTGGGAGGAATACCAGATGCAGGCGGAATCTGGTCACCAGCCTTGGCAAGTGGAAGCGGAGTCTTTGATCCTGCGGTCGATGCTGCCGGAATCTATACTTATACAATTACGAGCGCAGCCTGTGCGACCTCATCATCAAGCCAAGTGACCGTAGGACTTACGCAACAAGCCAATGCCGGTCAGGACGTCACTTTGGACATCTGTGGTAATGATGCTCCGATCGACCTGTTAACCTTATTGGGAGGCACTCCCGATGCAGGAGGTACCTGGAGTCCGGCCCTTGCGAGTGGAAGCGGAGTCTTTGATCCTGCGGTGGATACAGCCGGAGCCTACACTTATACGGTAGCGGCAACGGCTCCGTGTACAACAGACGATTCTGCCGTGGTGACTGTGACTGTAGAGGACGCTCCCGATGCTGGAGCAGATGCGAGCCTTGACCTCTGTTCGAATGACAATCCGATTGACCTGTTTACCGTTCTGGCAGGAACTCCAGATGTGGGAGGAACCTGGTCGCCAGCCTTGGCAAGTGGAAGTGGAGTCTTTGATCCATCAGTGGATGCTGCTGGAACCTACACCTACACGGTAACGAGTGCCGCGTGCGCAACTTCATCGACCAGTGAGGTTACCGTTAACATCACATCAGAGGCCAATGCGGGTCAGGATGCCACTTTGGACATTTGTAGTAACGATGCAGTGATCGACCTGTTCACATTGTTGGGAGGCACTCCCGATGCAGGAGGTACCTGGAATCCGGCCCTTGCGAGTGGAAGTGGAGTCTTTGATCCTGCTGTGGACACCGCCGGAGCCTACACCTACACGATAGCGGCAACTGCTCCGTGTACGACGGACGATTCTGCCGTGGTGACGGTCACTGTAGAGGATGCTCCCGATGCCGGAGCAGATGCCAGCCTTGATCTCTGTTCCAATGACAATCCGATAGACCTGTTTACCGTTCTGGGAGGAACTCCAGATGCGGGCGGAACCTGGTCACCAGCCTTGGCAAGTGGTAGCGGAGTCTTTGATCCATCAGTGGATGCTGCTGGAACCTATACCTACACGGTAACGAGTGCCGCGTGCGCAACTTCATCGACCAGTGAGGTTACCGTTAACATCACATCAGAGGCCAATGCGGGTCAGGATGCCACTTTGGACATTTGTAGTAACGATGCAGTGATCGACCTGTTCACATTGTTGGGAGGCACTCCCGATGCAGGAGGTACCTGGAATCCGGCCCTTGCGAGTGGAAGCGGAGTCTTTGACCCTGCTGTGGACACAGCCGGAATCTACACCTATACGGTAGCGGCAACCGCTCCGTGTACATCGGACGATTCTGCCGTGGTGACCGTCACTGTGGAGGATGCTCCCGACGCTGGAGCAGATGCCAGCCTTGACCTCTGTTCGAATAACAGTCCGATAGACCTGTTTACCGTTCTGGCAGGAACTCCAAATGCGGGAGGAACCTGGTCGCCAGCCTTGGCAAGTGGTAGCGGAGTCTTTGATCCATCAGTGGATGCTGCTGGAACCTATACCTACACGGTAACGAGTGCCGCGTGTGCGATCTCATCGACGAGTGAGGTTACCGTTAATATCACACCAGAGGCTGATGCGGGTCAGGATGCCGCTTTGGACATCTGTAGCAACGATGCAGCGATCGACCTATTTACTTTGTTGGGCGGCACTCCCGATGCGGGAGGGACCTGGAGTCCTGCACTTGCCAGTGGAAGCGGAGTCTTCGATCCTGCGGTGGATACCACAGGAGCCTACACCTATACGGTAGCGGCAACGGCACCGTGTACATCGGACGATTCGGCCGTGGTGATCGTTACTCTAGAGGATGCTCCCGACGCTGGAGCAGATGCGAGCCTTGATATTTGTTCGAATAACAGTCCGATAGACCTGTTTACCGTTCTGGCAGGAACTCCAAATGCGGGAGGAACTTGGTCGCCAGCCTTGGCAAGTGGTAGCGGAGTCTTTGATCCATCAGTGGATGCTGCTGGAACCTATACCTACACGGTAACGAGTGCCGCGTGTGCGATCTCATCGACGAGTGAGGTTACCGTTAATATCACACCAGAGGCTGATGCGGGTCAGGATGCCGCTTTGGACATCTGTAGCAACGATGCAGCGATCGACCTATTTACTTTGTTGGGCGGCACTCCCGATGCGGGAGGGACCTGGAGTCCTGCACTTGCCAGTGGAAGCGGAGTCTTCGATCCTGCGGTGGATACCACAGGAGCCTACACCTATACGGTAGCGGCAACGGCACCGTGTACATCGGACGATTCGGCCGTGGTGACGGTTACTGTAGAGGATGCTCCCGATGCCGGAGCAGATGCGAGCCTTGACCTCTGTTCCAATGACAATCCGATTGACCTGTTTACTGTTCTGGGAGGAACACCAGATGCAGGCGGAATCTGGTCACCAGCCTTGGCAAGTGGAAGCGGAGTCTTTGATCCTGCGGTCGATGCTGCTGGAGTTTACACCTACACTTTGAATGGAAATAATTGTGGTTCAGCTAGTTCATCATCCATCACGATAATTTTAGACAGCGCTATTGAATTAAATAATGTGGTTATCACACCAGAACCAGAAGTTTGTCTTGGAAATGGAAATATCGTTTTGATTGAAGGACTTGGAAATTTACCTGATGGTTTCTATGATTTTGAGTTTCAGTTGTCAGGAATTAATTCTGTCAACTTGACTTTCAATCTTGAGGTTATCGCAGGCACCACGCAAGTTGATATTCTCCCGAGTTCATTAACCAATGCTGGTTTAACTAATATCGAGCTTATATCTACTACTGGCAATACATTGCCATGCGGTACAATCCTAACAAACAATCCAACAGAGGGATTTGAAGTCATCAGCACCGATCCAGTAACATTAGAACCTAACGGAAACGTGTTTTGTGAAGAGGATAATCCTACAATTCAAGAGTTAACTAATAACCTTAATACAACGCTATCTGTAAATTGGTTTGATTCTGCCATAGGTGGTAATTTATTTGACCCTCAAGATGCCTTGACCAATGGTGGGATTTACTACGCTGAAGCAATTAGTTCTTCAAATTGCGTTACAAATGAACGAGTCGAGGTAAGAGTTTTGGTTGAACCTTGTGATGAACTAGGGATTATCATCCCAGATGGTTTTTCACCAAATGGTGATGGGATCAACGAGACTTTTGAGATTAAGAACTTGCGGGAGCTATATCCGTTCTTTGTGTTGAGAATTTACAATAGGAATGGAGATATTTTATTTACGGGAAGAGCACAAGATCCAGATTGGGATGGCTCTAATGCTAGAGATGTAACCATAGGTTCTGGTACGGTGCCGGCAGGAGTCTATTTCTTTGTCTTGGATCTCAATGCCAACAAAGACGACATTCAGGGAAGATTTTATCTAAGCGATTAA
- a CDS encoding LysM peptidoglycan-binding domain-containing protein — protein MGKRLLHRALSFYILLQVGWVSAQNDRVHYVEKGETVYAIARKYKVSPKKILQLNPNASDLIQIGQELIIPNPSIPSANPTASLGDFDYYYVEKGDTKFGLSKKFNVSIAELESINPNMVPTLLADTQIRVPKVTTTNITNTEGLKTHYVQKGETLYGIARMYGITLDQLINANIDRLGNVLLAGQTLVIPDAASPSPSQTDDDFYLVQAGDTKYGLSKKFNATIEQLESLNPSMIPTLLAGDRIKIPKEYITATQNQGVVENENSKNPTAQNDKTESQSSDQTQNNTEAQVEANEDNSYIASNLEILIPFSRAELNVIDDKQDFDAQFAKGSIRALDSLKAQGYENVPELTFLVDSTLTLQDKNRIYVVPSLNQKIKNIVPDEALILTGRSDVRNDNLILFENNSTNEGVKTFMLDYVVDHSDNVILINDLARADYSAFAKARYPQISILTETPTKRITEKEIEGLLKNGKTNYIVFNTDANGVMINVTNSLLKLSSRYDIKTSILDKKYLPQEENVSSKRFRILKMIYPESDNNLQVGASAYHIGFETTYDVVRKLKVMDNDSGVDVIPYLKGDKMEVVSYRKVGDRHYQSGSFKVKSY, from the coding sequence ATGGGGAAAAGATTATTACATAGAGCTTTAAGCTTTTATATATTGCTTCAAGTAGGCTGGGTGAGCGCTCAAAATGACAGGGTTCACTATGTGGAAAAAGGTGAGACAGTTTATGCTATCGCCAGAAAATACAAAGTCAGTCCCAAAAAAATCCTGCAGCTCAATCCTAACGCTTCTGATTTGATACAGATAGGTCAGGAATTGATAATTCCTAATCCCTCCATACCTTCGGCTAACCCTACAGCCAGTCTGGGAGATTTTGATTATTATTATGTTGAGAAGGGAGATACTAAGTTTGGCCTTTCTAAAAAATTCAATGTTTCCATTGCCGAATTGGAATCCATCAACCCAAATATGGTGCCCACCTTGCTCGCAGATACACAAATCAGGGTTCCCAAAGTCACTACCACAAATATTACAAATACTGAAGGATTAAAAACCCACTACGTACAAAAGGGAGAGACGCTTTATGGTATAGCTAGGATGTATGGAATCACATTGGATCAATTAATCAATGCAAATATTGATAGGCTAGGCAACGTTTTGCTGGCGGGTCAGACACTGGTTATACCAGACGCGGCGTCCCCCAGTCCTTCTCAGACTGATGACGATTTTTATCTCGTTCAGGCTGGGGATACAAAATATGGTTTGAGCAAGAAATTTAATGCGACTATTGAGCAGTTGGAATCGCTTAATCCAAGTATGATACCGACTCTCTTAGCTGGCGATCGTATCAAGATACCTAAAGAGTATATTACTGCCACTCAGAATCAAGGTGTCGTTGAGAATGAGAATAGTAAAAATCCAACCGCCCAAAATGATAAAACAGAATCTCAATCAAGTGACCAAACGCAAAATAATACTGAAGCTCAGGTTGAGGCAAATGAGGATAATTCATATATAGCCAGTAATTTAGAAATTTTGATTCCGTTTTCTAGAGCAGAGTTGAATGTGATTGATGACAAACAAGATTTTGATGCTCAATTTGCTAAAGGCTCGATTAGAGCTTTAGATTCTTTAAAAGCACAGGGCTACGAGAATGTGCCTGAATTAACTTTTTTAGTAGATTCTACATTGACATTACAGGATAAAAATAGAATCTATGTAGTCCCTTCCTTAAATCAAAAAATCAAAAATATCGTGCCAGATGAAGCTCTCATCTTAACTGGTCGTTCTGATGTGCGCAATGATAACTTGATTTTATTTGAAAATAATTCTACTAATGAAGGCGTGAAAACCTTTATGCTGGATTACGTAGTTGATCATTCAGACAATGTAATCTTAATTAATGATCTGGCAAGAGCTGATTATTCCGCTTTCGCGAAAGCGAGATACCCACAAATTTCTATCCTTACTGAAACACCTACTAAACGTATCACCGAAAAGGAGATTGAAGGTCTTCTAAAAAACGGAAAAACCAATTATATCGTTTTTAATACAGATGCAAATGGTGTAATGATAAATGTTACCAATTCATTGTTGAAGTTGAGCTCGCGATACGACATCAAAACCTCAATTCTTGATAAAAAATATCTTCCACAAGAGGAAAATGTTTCCAGTAAGCGTTTTAGAATTTTGAAAATGATTTATCCAGAATCAGACAACAATCTTCAGGTTGGTGCAAGCGCATACCATATAGGCTTTGAGACGACTTATGATGTTGTAAGAAAACTTAAAGTTATGGATAATGACTCAGGGGTTGATGTCATACCTTATTTGAAAGGTGATAAAATGGAGGTAGTTTCTTATAGAAAAGTAGGGGATCGACACTATCAATCTGGTTCATTTAAAGTTAAAAGCTATTAG